A window from Gossypium raimondii isolate GPD5lz chromosome 7, ASM2569854v1, whole genome shotgun sequence encodes these proteins:
- the LOC105761080 gene encoding two-component response regulator 24, with amino-acid sequence MAPTLPSGDQASDQDNWDNGRLARKRQLLTEIVLRNRLTALVVDGDTTCRVLEQLLLRSYEVQTQGVDNGRDAVALIASGVKFNLIIIDMILPVLNGLEATRQIRDMGVHCKMLGVTACSGESERQAFLAAGVDVFIEKPLDPEHLVPILRELDGQ; translated from the exons ATGGCACCGACTTTACCTTCAGGTGATCAAGCATCGGATCAGGATAACTGGGACAATGGAAGACTAGCACGCAAGCGACAACTACTTACTGAAATTGTTCTGAGGAACAGGTTGACAGCTCTTGTGGTTGATGGTGACACAACGTGTCGGGTTTTGGAGCAACTACTTCTTCGTTCTTATGAAGTTCAAACTCAAGGTGTCGACAACGGCAGGGATGCAGTCGCCCTCATTGCCTCTGGTGTCAAATTCAATCTCATCATCATCGACATGATTCTTCCTGTCTTGAACGGCCTTGAG GCAACAAGGCAGATTCGTGACATGGGGGTGCATTGTAAGATGTTGGGGGTCACAGCTTGCTCGGGAGAAAGTGAAAGGCAGGCATTTCTTGCAGCTGGTGTTGATGTGTTCATTGAGAAACCTTTGGATCCTGAGCATCTAGTTCCCATCCTAAGGGAACTTGATGGCCAGTGA